GACACAAGAAAATGTCAGTATGTCAGTCATACTGACATTTTTTTGTTTGGCACGAATTATGCTCTTCTCCAAACGTAATTTTCAATTAAAAAGAAAGAATTAATTAATAATAAACTTTTAAATATTAAGAATTATGGCACTTAAGACAGTTCTTAACAAAATCATTGTAGAGCCGGTAGAGGCAGAAACTAAAACCGCATCAGGTATCATCATCCCTGATTCCGCAAAAGAAAAACCACAAAAAGGAATCGTAGTAGCAACCGGAAAAGGCAAACACGACGAGCCGATGGAAATCAAAGTGGGAGATGCCGTTCTATTCGGTAAATATTCAGGAACAGAAGTCAATATCGACGACAAAAAGTATCTGGTAATGAATCAATCAGACATTCTGGTGGTTCTTTAATCATTGAAAATTGAAAATGAATTTCAAGTTATCCAATTTTCAATCTAAAATTTAAAATCTAAAATTAGAAACGGTTATGGCAAAAGAGATAAAATTTAATGTTGAAGCCCGCGATTTATTGAAAAAGGGTGTTGACGAATTGGCTAATGCAGTGAAAGTAACGCTTGGCCCCAAAGGACGTAACGTGGTAATCGAGAAAAAATTCGGTGCCCCGCACATTACTAAAGATGGTGTTTCCGTGGCAAAAGAGATCGAACTCTCTGACCCGTATGCAAACATCGGGGCACAAATGGTAAAAGAAGTGGCATCCAAGACCGGTGATGACGCAGGAGACGGAACCACAACCGCAACCATTTTAGCTCAATCCATTATTAGCGTGGGATTGAAAAACGTAACTGCCGGTGCAAACCCGATGGATCTGAAAAGAGGTATCGACAAAGCTGTTGCTGAAGTTGTAAAAAGCTTGGAAGCTCAAAAAGAAGCAGTTGGGGAAAATTACGATAAAATTCGTCAAGTTGCCCGTATCTCTGCCAACGGTGATGACAACATCGGTTCATTAATTGCCGAAGCCATGGAAAAAGTTACCAAGGAAGGTGTTATCACGGTAGAAGAGGCTAAAGGTACCGAAACAGAAGTGAAAGTGGTTGAAGGTATGCAATTTGACCGCGGTTATATTTCTCCCTATTTCGTAACTGACACGGAGAAAATGAACGCAGAATTCGAGAAACCTTACATCCTGCTTTATGACAAGAAAGTTTCCACGATGAAAGAACTTCTTCCGTTGCTGGAACCGGTTGCTCAAGCCGGACGTGCTTTGGTAATCATTGCGGAAGATGTTGAAAGCGAAGCTTTAGCTACCTTGGTTGTAAACCGTTTGAGAGGTTCTTTGAAGATTGCCGCTGTAAAAGCTCCCGGATTCGGAGACCGTAGAAAAGAAATGTTGGAAGACATTGCCATATTGACAGGTGGTGTTGTTATCTCTGAAGAAAAAGGTTTGAAACTGGAGACTGCCACGATCGATATGTTAGGATGTGCAGACAAGGTAACTATCGACAAAGAGAACACCACGATCGTTAACGGCTGCGGTTCAAAAGAAGCTATTGCAGAACGCGTAAATCAAATCAAGAAATTGATCGAGCACTCTACTTCTGATTACGACAAAGAAAAATTACAGGAAAGACTGGCTAAATTAGCCGGAGGAGTTGCCGTACTTTACGTGGGTGCCGCTTCTGAAATTGAAATGAAAGAGAAGAAAGACCGCATCGACGATGCTTTAAGCGCAACCCGTGCAGCCATCGAAGAAGGAATCGTTCCCGGAGGTGGTGTAGCCTACATCCGTGCTATCGAAAGCCTTGAAAAATTGAAAGGCGAAAATGAGGACGAAACCACCGGTATCGAAATCATTAAACGTGCTATCGAAGAACCGCTTCGTCAGATTGCCGCTAACGCCGGAGTAGAAGGAGCTGTGGTTGTAAACAAAGTAAAAG
The window above is part of the Butyricimonas paravirosa genome. Proteins encoded here:
- the groL gene encoding chaperonin GroEL (60 kDa chaperone family; promotes refolding of misfolded polypeptides especially under stressful conditions; forms two stacked rings of heptamers to form a barrel-shaped 14mer; ends can be capped by GroES; misfolded proteins enter the barrel where they are refolded when GroES binds) — protein: MAKEIKFNVEARDLLKKGVDELANAVKVTLGPKGRNVVIEKKFGAPHITKDGVSVAKEIELSDPYANIGAQMVKEVASKTGDDAGDGTTTATILAQSIISVGLKNVTAGANPMDLKRGIDKAVAEVVKSLEAQKEAVGENYDKIRQVARISANGDDNIGSLIAEAMEKVTKEGVITVEEAKGTETEVKVVEGMQFDRGYISPYFVTDTEKMNAEFEKPYILLYDKKVSTMKELLPLLEPVAQAGRALVIIAEDVESEALATLVVNRLRGSLKIAAVKAPGFGDRRKEMLEDIAILTGGVVISEEKGLKLETATIDMLGCADKVTIDKENTTIVNGCGSKEAIAERVNQIKKLIEHSTSDYDKEKLQERLAKLAGGVAVLYVGAASEIEMKEKKDRIDDALSATRAAIEEGIVPGGGVAYIRAIESLEKLKGENEDETTGIEIIKRAIEEPLRQIAANAGVEGAVVVNKVKEGKKDFGYNARTGVYENLMKTGVIDPKKVTRVALENAASIAGMFLTTECVLVEEKQENPAPAMPPMGGGMPGMM
- the groES gene encoding co-chaperone GroES, which encodes MALKTVLNKIIVEPVEAETKTASGIIIPDSAKEKPQKGIVVATGKGKHDEPMEIKVGDAVLFGKYSGTEVNIDDKKYLVMNQSDILVVL